In Canis lupus baileyi chromosome X, mCanLup2.hap1, whole genome shotgun sequence, one DNA window encodes the following:
- the GDPD2 gene encoding glycerophosphoinositol inositolphosphodiesterase GDPD2 isoform X4: MAESPGCCSVWARCLHCLYSCHWRKCPKERMQTSKCDCIWFGLLFLTFLLSLGWLYIGLILLNDLHNFNEFLFHHWGHWMDWSLAFLLVISLLVTYASLLLLLALLLRLCGQPLHLHSVHKMLLLLIMLLVAAGLVGLDVQWQQEWRSLRVSLQATAPFLHIGAVAGITLLAWPVADTFYRIHRRGPKILLLFLFFGVSLAVYLAPLCISSPCIMEPRDLPPKPGLVGHRGAPMLAPENTLMSLRKTAECGAAVFETDVMVSSDGIPFLMHDEHLSRTTDVASVFPARTSSHSSDFSCAELKKLNAGTWFLERQPFWGAKRLSGSDRKEAENQTVPTLEELLKEAAVLNLSIMFDLRRPPRNHSYHDTFVNQTLETVLSARVLWLPDEDRANVQQRAPRMRQIYGQQGSNRTERPQFLNLPYQDLPLLDIKALHQDNVSVNLFVVNKPWLFSLLWCAGVDSVTTNDCQLLQQMRYPVWIIPPQTYLMMWIITNCVSTLLLLWTFLLQGRCKKEREKTGFRPEVVGKTVSHGKLLPK, encoded by the exons ATGGCCGAGTCCCCCGGCTGCTGCTCCGTCTGGGCCCGCTGCCTCCACTGCCTGTATAGCTGCCACTGGAGGAAATGCCCCAAAGAGAGGATGCAAACCAGCAAG TGCGACTGTATCTGGTTTGGCCTGCTCTTCCTCACCTTTCTCCTCTCCCTGGGCTGGCTGTACATCGGGCTCATCCTTCTCAATGACCTGCACAACTTCAATGA ATTCCTGTTCCACCACTGGGGACACTGGATGGACTGGTCCCTGGCATTTCTGCTGGTCATCTCTCTACTTGTCACATATGCATCACTGCTATTG ctcctgGCCCTGCTCCTGCGGCTCTGTGGCCAGCCTCTGCATCTGCACAGTGTCCACAAG atgctgctgctgctcattATGCTTCTTGTGGCTGCTGGCCTTGTGGGACTGGACGTCCAATGGCAGCAGGAATGGCGTAGCTTACGTGTGTCACTGCAG GCCACAGCCCCATTCCTTCATATTGGAGCAGTTGCTGGCATCACCCTCCTGGCCTGGCCTGTGGCTGATACCTTCTACCGCATCCATCGAAGAG gTCCCAAGATTCTGCTACTGTTCCTATTTTTTGGAGTTTCCCTGGCCGTCTACCTCGCCCCACTATGCATCTCTTCACCCTGTATCATGGAACCCAGAGACTTACCCCCCAAGCCTGGTCTGGTGGGACACCGAGGGGCCCCCATG CTGGCCCCCGAGAACACCCTGATGTCCCTGCGGAAAACTGCCGAATGCGGAGCTGCTGTGTTTGAGACTGATGTGATGGTCAG CTCTGACGGGATCCCCTTCCTCATGCATGATGAGCACCTGAGCCGGACCACAGATGTGGCTTCTGTGTTCCCAGCCCGAACCTCCTCTCACAGCAGTGACTTCTCCTGTGCTGAACTGAAGAAGCTCAATGCTGGGACCTGGTTCCTAGAG AGGCAACCCTTCTGGGGGGCCAAGAGGCTGTCAGGCTCTGATCGGAAAGAGGCTGAGAACCAGACAGTACCAACATTGGAAGAGCTGCTGAAGGAAGCTGCAGTCCTTAACCTTTCCATCATGTTTGACTTGCGCCGCCCCCCGCGAAATCACTCATACCATGATACATTTGTGAACCAGACCTTGGAGACAGTGCTGAGTGCAAGG GTCCTTTGGCTACCGGATGAAGATCGGGCTAACGTCCAACAACGGGCACCCAGAATGCGCCAGATATATGGACAGCAAGGAAGCAACAGAACTgagaggcctcagtttctcaacCTCCCCTACCAAGACCTGCCACTGTTGGATATCAA GGCACTACACCAAGATAATGTCTCGGTGAACCTATTTGTAGTGAACAAGCCCTGGCTTTTTTCCCTGCTCTGGTGTGCAGGGGTGGATTCGGTCACCACCAATGACTGCCAGCTGCTGCAGCAGATGCGATACCCCGTCTGGATTATT CCCCCTCAAACCTACCTAATGATGTGGATCATCACCAACTGCGTCTCCACCCTGTTGCTTCTGTGGACCTTCCTCCTCCAAGG GAGATgtaagaaggagagagagaaaactg GGTTTCGACCTGAGGTCGTTGGGAAGACAGTGAGTCATGGGAAGTTACTCCCAAAATGA
- the GDPD2 gene encoding glycerophosphoinositol inositolphosphodiesterase GDPD2 isoform X1: protein MAESPGCCSVWARCLHCLYSCHWRKCPKERMQTSKCDCIWFGLLFLTFLLSLGWLYIGLILLNDLHNFNEFLFHHWGHWMDWSLAFLLVISLLVTYASLLLLLALLLRLCGQPLHLHSVHKMLLLLIMLLVAAGLVGLDVQWQQEWRSLRVSLQATAPFLHIGAVAGITLLAWPVADTFYRIHRRGPKILLLFLFFGVSLAVYLAPLCISSPCIMEPRDLPPKPGLVGHRGAPMLAPENTLMSLRKTAECGAAVFETDVMVSSDGIPFLMHDEHLSRTTDVASVFPARTSSHSSDFSCAELKKLNAGTWFLERQPFWGAKRLSGSDRKEAENQTVPTLEELLKEAAVLNLSIMFDLRRPPRNHSYHDTFVNQTLETVLSARVPQAMVLWLPDEDRANVQQRAPRMRQIYGQQGSNRTERPQFLNLPYQDLPLLDIKALHQDNVSVNLFVVNKPWLFSLLWCAGVDSVTTNDCQLLQQMRYPVWIIPPQTYLMMWIITNCVSTLLLLWTFLLQGRCKKEREKTGFRPEVVGKTVSHGKLLPK from the exons ATGGCCGAGTCCCCCGGCTGCTGCTCCGTCTGGGCCCGCTGCCTCCACTGCCTGTATAGCTGCCACTGGAGGAAATGCCCCAAAGAGAGGATGCAAACCAGCAAG TGCGACTGTATCTGGTTTGGCCTGCTCTTCCTCACCTTTCTCCTCTCCCTGGGCTGGCTGTACATCGGGCTCATCCTTCTCAATGACCTGCACAACTTCAATGA ATTCCTGTTCCACCACTGGGGACACTGGATGGACTGGTCCCTGGCATTTCTGCTGGTCATCTCTCTACTTGTCACATATGCATCACTGCTATTG ctcctgGCCCTGCTCCTGCGGCTCTGTGGCCAGCCTCTGCATCTGCACAGTGTCCACAAG atgctgctgctgctcattATGCTTCTTGTGGCTGCTGGCCTTGTGGGACTGGACGTCCAATGGCAGCAGGAATGGCGTAGCTTACGTGTGTCACTGCAG GCCACAGCCCCATTCCTTCATATTGGAGCAGTTGCTGGCATCACCCTCCTGGCCTGGCCTGTGGCTGATACCTTCTACCGCATCCATCGAAGAG gTCCCAAGATTCTGCTACTGTTCCTATTTTTTGGAGTTTCCCTGGCCGTCTACCTCGCCCCACTATGCATCTCTTCACCCTGTATCATGGAACCCAGAGACTTACCCCCCAAGCCTGGTCTGGTGGGACACCGAGGGGCCCCCATG CTGGCCCCCGAGAACACCCTGATGTCCCTGCGGAAAACTGCCGAATGCGGAGCTGCTGTGTTTGAGACTGATGTGATGGTCAG CTCTGACGGGATCCCCTTCCTCATGCATGATGAGCACCTGAGCCGGACCACAGATGTGGCTTCTGTGTTCCCAGCCCGAACCTCCTCTCACAGCAGTGACTTCTCCTGTGCTGAACTGAAGAAGCTCAATGCTGGGACCTGGTTCCTAGAG AGGCAACCCTTCTGGGGGGCCAAGAGGCTGTCAGGCTCTGATCGGAAAGAGGCTGAGAACCAGACAGTACCAACATTGGAAGAGCTGCTGAAGGAAGCTGCAGTCCTTAACCTTTCCATCATGTTTGACTTGCGCCGCCCCCCGCGAAATCACTCATACCATGATACATTTGTGAACCAGACCTTGGAGACAGTGCTGAGTGCAAGGGTGCCCCAAGCTATG GTCCTTTGGCTACCGGATGAAGATCGGGCTAACGTCCAACAACGGGCACCCAGAATGCGCCAGATATATGGACAGCAAGGAAGCAACAGAACTgagaggcctcagtttctcaacCTCCCCTACCAAGACCTGCCACTGTTGGATATCAA GGCACTACACCAAGATAATGTCTCGGTGAACCTATTTGTAGTGAACAAGCCCTGGCTTTTTTCCCTGCTCTGGTGTGCAGGGGTGGATTCGGTCACCACCAATGACTGCCAGCTGCTGCAGCAGATGCGATACCCCGTCTGGATTATT CCCCCTCAAACCTACCTAATGATGTGGATCATCACCAACTGCGTCTCCACCCTGTTGCTTCTGTGGACCTTCCTCCTCCAAGG GAGATgtaagaaggagagagagaaaactg GGTTTCGACCTGAGGTCGTTGGGAAGACAGTGAGTCATGGGAAGTTACTCCCAAAATGA
- the GDPD2 gene encoding glycerophosphoinositol inositolphosphodiesterase GDPD2 isoform X5 produces MDWSLAFLLVISLLVTYASLLLLLALLLRLCGQPLHLHSVHKMLLLLIMLLVAAGLVGLDVQWQQEWRSLRVSLQATAPFLHIGAVAGITLLAWPVADTFYRIHRRGPKILLLFLFFGVSLAVYLAPLCISSPCIMEPRDLPPKPGLVGHRGAPMLAPENTLMSLRKTAECGAAVFETDVMVSSDGIPFLMHDEHLSRTTDVASVFPARTSSHSSDFSCAELKKLNAGTWFLERQPFWGAKRLSGSDRKEAENQTVPTLEELLKEAAVLNLSIMFDLRRPPRNHSYHDTFVNQTLETVLSARVPQAMVLWLPDEDRANVQQRAPRMRQIYGQQGSNRTERPQFLNLPYQDLPLLDIKALHQDNVSVNLFVVNKPWLFSLLWCAGVDSVTTNDCQLLQQMRYPVWIIPPQTYLMMWIITNCVSTLLLLWTFLLQGRCKKEREKTGFRPEVVGKTVSHGKLLPK; encoded by the exons ATGGACTGGTCCCTGGCATTTCTGCTGGTCATCTCTCTACTTGTCACATATGCATCACTGCTATTG ctcctgGCCCTGCTCCTGCGGCTCTGTGGCCAGCCTCTGCATCTGCACAGTGTCCACAAG atgctgctgctgctcattATGCTTCTTGTGGCTGCTGGCCTTGTGGGACTGGACGTCCAATGGCAGCAGGAATGGCGTAGCTTACGTGTGTCACTGCAG GCCACAGCCCCATTCCTTCATATTGGAGCAGTTGCTGGCATCACCCTCCTGGCCTGGCCTGTGGCTGATACCTTCTACCGCATCCATCGAAGAG gTCCCAAGATTCTGCTACTGTTCCTATTTTTTGGAGTTTCCCTGGCCGTCTACCTCGCCCCACTATGCATCTCTTCACCCTGTATCATGGAACCCAGAGACTTACCCCCCAAGCCTGGTCTGGTGGGACACCGAGGGGCCCCCATG CTGGCCCCCGAGAACACCCTGATGTCCCTGCGGAAAACTGCCGAATGCGGAGCTGCTGTGTTTGAGACTGATGTGATGGTCAG CTCTGACGGGATCCCCTTCCTCATGCATGATGAGCACCTGAGCCGGACCACAGATGTGGCTTCTGTGTTCCCAGCCCGAACCTCCTCTCACAGCAGTGACTTCTCCTGTGCTGAACTGAAGAAGCTCAATGCTGGGACCTGGTTCCTAGAG AGGCAACCCTTCTGGGGGGCCAAGAGGCTGTCAGGCTCTGATCGGAAAGAGGCTGAGAACCAGACAGTACCAACATTGGAAGAGCTGCTGAAGGAAGCTGCAGTCCTTAACCTTTCCATCATGTTTGACTTGCGCCGCCCCCCGCGAAATCACTCATACCATGATACATTTGTGAACCAGACCTTGGAGACAGTGCTGAGTGCAAGGGTGCCCCAAGCTATG GTCCTTTGGCTACCGGATGAAGATCGGGCTAACGTCCAACAACGGGCACCCAGAATGCGCCAGATATATGGACAGCAAGGAAGCAACAGAACTgagaggcctcagtttctcaacCTCCCCTACCAAGACCTGCCACTGTTGGATATCAA GGCACTACACCAAGATAATGTCTCGGTGAACCTATTTGTAGTGAACAAGCCCTGGCTTTTTTCCCTGCTCTGGTGTGCAGGGGTGGATTCGGTCACCACCAATGACTGCCAGCTGCTGCAGCAGATGCGATACCCCGTCTGGATTATT CCCCCTCAAACCTACCTAATGATGTGGATCATCACCAACTGCGTCTCCACCCTGTTGCTTCTGTGGACCTTCCTCCTCCAAGG GAGATgtaagaaggagagagagaaaactg GGTTTCGACCTGAGGTCGTTGGGAAGACAGTGAGTCATGGGAAGTTACTCCCAAAATGA
- the GDPD2 gene encoding glycerophosphoinositol inositolphosphodiesterase GDPD2 isoform X3: MAESPGCCSVWARCLHCLYSCHWRKCPKERMQTSKCDCIWFGLLFLTFLLSLGWLYIGLILLNDLHNFNEFLFHHWGHWMDWSLAFLLVISLLVTYASLLLLLALLLRLCGQPLHLHSVHKMLLLLIMLLVAAGLVGLDVQWQQEWRSLRVSLQATAPFLHIGAVAGITLLAWPVADTFYRIHRRGPKILLLFLFFGVSLAVYLAPLCISSPCIMEPRDLPPKPGLVGHRGAPMLAPENTLMSLRKTAECGAAVFETDVMVSSDGIPFLMHDEHLSRTTDVASVFPARTSSHSSDFSCAELKKLNAGTWFLERQPFWGAKRLSGSDRKEAENQTVPTLEELLKEAAVLNLSIMFDLRRPPRNHSYHDTFVNQTLETVLSARVPQAMVLWLPDEDRANVQQRAPRMRQIYGQQGSNRTERPQFLNLPYQDLPLLDIKALHQDNVSVNLFVVNKPWLFSLLWCAGVDSVTTNDCQLLQQMRYPVWIIPPQTYLMMWIITNCVSTLLLLWTFLLQGRCKKEREKTDGGHAASFRGICSP; encoded by the exons ATGGCCGAGTCCCCCGGCTGCTGCTCCGTCTGGGCCCGCTGCCTCCACTGCCTGTATAGCTGCCACTGGAGGAAATGCCCCAAAGAGAGGATGCAAACCAGCAAG TGCGACTGTATCTGGTTTGGCCTGCTCTTCCTCACCTTTCTCCTCTCCCTGGGCTGGCTGTACATCGGGCTCATCCTTCTCAATGACCTGCACAACTTCAATGA ATTCCTGTTCCACCACTGGGGACACTGGATGGACTGGTCCCTGGCATTTCTGCTGGTCATCTCTCTACTTGTCACATATGCATCACTGCTATTG ctcctgGCCCTGCTCCTGCGGCTCTGTGGCCAGCCTCTGCATCTGCACAGTGTCCACAAG atgctgctgctgctcattATGCTTCTTGTGGCTGCTGGCCTTGTGGGACTGGACGTCCAATGGCAGCAGGAATGGCGTAGCTTACGTGTGTCACTGCAG GCCACAGCCCCATTCCTTCATATTGGAGCAGTTGCTGGCATCACCCTCCTGGCCTGGCCTGTGGCTGATACCTTCTACCGCATCCATCGAAGAG gTCCCAAGATTCTGCTACTGTTCCTATTTTTTGGAGTTTCCCTGGCCGTCTACCTCGCCCCACTATGCATCTCTTCACCCTGTATCATGGAACCCAGAGACTTACCCCCCAAGCCTGGTCTGGTGGGACACCGAGGGGCCCCCATG CTGGCCCCCGAGAACACCCTGATGTCCCTGCGGAAAACTGCCGAATGCGGAGCTGCTGTGTTTGAGACTGATGTGATGGTCAG CTCTGACGGGATCCCCTTCCTCATGCATGATGAGCACCTGAGCCGGACCACAGATGTGGCTTCTGTGTTCCCAGCCCGAACCTCCTCTCACAGCAGTGACTTCTCCTGTGCTGAACTGAAGAAGCTCAATGCTGGGACCTGGTTCCTAGAG AGGCAACCCTTCTGGGGGGCCAAGAGGCTGTCAGGCTCTGATCGGAAAGAGGCTGAGAACCAGACAGTACCAACATTGGAAGAGCTGCTGAAGGAAGCTGCAGTCCTTAACCTTTCCATCATGTTTGACTTGCGCCGCCCCCCGCGAAATCACTCATACCATGATACATTTGTGAACCAGACCTTGGAGACAGTGCTGAGTGCAAGGGTGCCCCAAGCTATG GTCCTTTGGCTACCGGATGAAGATCGGGCTAACGTCCAACAACGGGCACCCAGAATGCGCCAGATATATGGACAGCAAGGAAGCAACAGAACTgagaggcctcagtttctcaacCTCCCCTACCAAGACCTGCCACTGTTGGATATCAA GGCACTACACCAAGATAATGTCTCGGTGAACCTATTTGTAGTGAACAAGCCCTGGCTTTTTTCCCTGCTCTGGTGTGCAGGGGTGGATTCGGTCACCACCAATGACTGCCAGCTGCTGCAGCAGATGCGATACCCCGTCTGGATTATT CCCCCTCAAACCTACCTAATGATGTGGATCATCACCAACTGCGTCTCCACCCTGTTGCTTCTGTGGACCTTCCTCCTCCAAGG GAGATgtaagaaggagagagagaaaactg ATGGTGGGCATGCTGCAAGCTTCCGTGGAATCTGCTCCCCTTAG
- the GDPD2 gene encoding glycerophosphoinositol inositolphosphodiesterase GDPD2 isoform X2, producing MAESPGCCSVWARCLHCLYSCHWRKCPKERMQTSKCDCIWFGLLFLTFLLSLGWLYIGLILLNDLHNFNEFLFHHWGHWMDWSLAFLLVISLLVTYASLLLLLALLLRLCGQPLHLHSVHKMLLLLIMLLVAAGLVGLDVQWQQEWRSLRVSLQATAPFLHIGAVAGITLLAWPVADTFYRIHRRGPKILLLFLFFGVSLAVYLAPLCISSPCIMEPRDLPPKPGLVGHRGAPMLAPENTLMSLRKTAECGAAVFETDVMVSSDGIPFLMHDEHLSRTTDVASVFPARTSSHSSDFSCAELKKLNAGTWFLERQPFWGAKRLSGSDRKEAENQTVPTLEELLKEAAVLNLSIMFDLRRPPRNHSYHDTFVNQTLETVLSARVPQAMVLWLPDEDRANVQQRAPRMRQIYGQQGSNRTERPQFLNLPYQDLPLLDIKALHQDNVSVNLFVVNKPWLFSLLWCAGVDSVTTNDCQLLQQMRYPVWIIPPQTYLMMWIITNCVSTLLLLWTFLLQGRCKKEREKTGLETAVLLTRINNFIME from the exons ATGGCCGAGTCCCCCGGCTGCTGCTCCGTCTGGGCCCGCTGCCTCCACTGCCTGTATAGCTGCCACTGGAGGAAATGCCCCAAAGAGAGGATGCAAACCAGCAAG TGCGACTGTATCTGGTTTGGCCTGCTCTTCCTCACCTTTCTCCTCTCCCTGGGCTGGCTGTACATCGGGCTCATCCTTCTCAATGACCTGCACAACTTCAATGA ATTCCTGTTCCACCACTGGGGACACTGGATGGACTGGTCCCTGGCATTTCTGCTGGTCATCTCTCTACTTGTCACATATGCATCACTGCTATTG ctcctgGCCCTGCTCCTGCGGCTCTGTGGCCAGCCTCTGCATCTGCACAGTGTCCACAAG atgctgctgctgctcattATGCTTCTTGTGGCTGCTGGCCTTGTGGGACTGGACGTCCAATGGCAGCAGGAATGGCGTAGCTTACGTGTGTCACTGCAG GCCACAGCCCCATTCCTTCATATTGGAGCAGTTGCTGGCATCACCCTCCTGGCCTGGCCTGTGGCTGATACCTTCTACCGCATCCATCGAAGAG gTCCCAAGATTCTGCTACTGTTCCTATTTTTTGGAGTTTCCCTGGCCGTCTACCTCGCCCCACTATGCATCTCTTCACCCTGTATCATGGAACCCAGAGACTTACCCCCCAAGCCTGGTCTGGTGGGACACCGAGGGGCCCCCATG CTGGCCCCCGAGAACACCCTGATGTCCCTGCGGAAAACTGCCGAATGCGGAGCTGCTGTGTTTGAGACTGATGTGATGGTCAG CTCTGACGGGATCCCCTTCCTCATGCATGATGAGCACCTGAGCCGGACCACAGATGTGGCTTCTGTGTTCCCAGCCCGAACCTCCTCTCACAGCAGTGACTTCTCCTGTGCTGAACTGAAGAAGCTCAATGCTGGGACCTGGTTCCTAGAG AGGCAACCCTTCTGGGGGGCCAAGAGGCTGTCAGGCTCTGATCGGAAAGAGGCTGAGAACCAGACAGTACCAACATTGGAAGAGCTGCTGAAGGAAGCTGCAGTCCTTAACCTTTCCATCATGTTTGACTTGCGCCGCCCCCCGCGAAATCACTCATACCATGATACATTTGTGAACCAGACCTTGGAGACAGTGCTGAGTGCAAGGGTGCCCCAAGCTATG GTCCTTTGGCTACCGGATGAAGATCGGGCTAACGTCCAACAACGGGCACCCAGAATGCGCCAGATATATGGACAGCAAGGAAGCAACAGAACTgagaggcctcagtttctcaacCTCCCCTACCAAGACCTGCCACTGTTGGATATCAA GGCACTACACCAAGATAATGTCTCGGTGAACCTATTTGTAGTGAACAAGCCCTGGCTTTTTTCCCTGCTCTGGTGTGCAGGGGTGGATTCGGTCACCACCAATGACTGCCAGCTGCTGCAGCAGATGCGATACCCCGTCTGGATTATT CCCCCTCAAACCTACCTAATGATGTGGATCATCACCAACTGCGTCTCCACCCTGTTGCTTCTGTGGACCTTCCTCCTCCAAGG GAGATgtaagaaggagagagagaaaactg GCTTAGAAACAGCAGTGCTGCTGACCAGGATCAACAATTTCATAATGGAGTGA